A single genomic interval of Rhododendron vialii isolate Sample 1 chromosome 3a, ASM3025357v1 harbors:
- the LOC131320993 gene encoding transcription factor RAX2: MGRAPCCDKANVKKGPWSPEEDATLKEYIDRHGTGGNWISLPQKAGLKRCGKSCRLRWLNYLRPNIKHGEFSDDEDKLICSLFSSIGSRWSIIAAQLPGRTDNDIKNYWNTKLKKKLMGKLDVPHHPSQNQRKHHQSPNYPSFFPLFPPQSPTQTGYFTGYESPISIPPNFLNSSTGFSTNATPTALVQAQESYVGPLFGGGEASSSSDGSCSNQVIRGREHDDYGVPSGNENLGLQSFFFDGYSDQKPSVLGYGESDPVDYSSLEEIKELISTSNVCSNLNFFC, encoded by the exons atgggAAGAGCTCCATGTTGTGACAAGGCAAATGTGAAGAAAGGGCCATGGTCCCCTGAAGAAGATGCAACGCTAAAAGAGTACATAGATAGGCATGGGACTGGAGGGAATTGGATTTCTCTCCCTCAAAAAGCAG GCCTTAAAAGATGTGGAAAGAGCTGCAGATTGAGATGGCTTAACTATCTTAGGCCAAATATCAAACATGGAGAGTTCTCTGATGATGAAGACAAGTTAATCTGCAGCCTCTTCTCTAGTATTGGAAGCAG GTGGTCAATAATAGCAGCTCAACTACCGGGCAGGACAGACAACGATATCAAGAACTATTGGAACACTAAGCTCAAGAAGAAACTCATGGGAAAATTAGACGTCCCTCATCATCCCTCTCAAAACCAGAGAAAACATCACCAATCCCCAAATTACCCTTCATTTTTCCCATTGTTTCCACCACAATCCCCCACCCAAACTGGCTATTTCACAGGCTATGAGAGTCCCATTTCAATCCCACCAAATTTTTTGAACTCCAGCACTGGTTTTTCCACTAATGCCACTCCCACTGCACTTGTGCAAGCCCAAGAGAGCTATGTGGGCCCCCTGTTTGGAGGAGGTGAAGCTAGTTCCAGCTCTGATGGGAGTTGCAGTAACCAGGTGATCAGAGGGAGGGAACACGATGACTATGGTGTACCTAGTGGTAATGAGAATTTGGGATTGCAGAGTTTTTTCTTTGATGGGTATTCCGATCAGAAGCCAAGTGTGTTGGGATATGGTGAGAGTGATCCAGTGGATTACAGTAGTCTTGAGGAGATTAAGGAGCTGATTAGCACTAGTAACGTCTGTAGCAATCTCAACTTCTTTTGTTGA